The Streptomyces sp. NBC_00569 genomic sequence CCGAGCAGCGCCGACGAGCGTGCCGCCGCGAGGACGGACCGTGCCCGCGGGTGGTCCGCGGGGAGCAGGTGCACCCCGACGGCCCGGCGGAGCTTCTCGTCCACCGCGCGCCAGCTGCTGAATCCGTCCAGCCGGGTGACGCACTCCTCAAGGCGATAGCGTCTCGCGAGTTTGTGACCGCTGTGCAGCTCGGGGGGAGTGGACGAGCCGGGGCTCGTCGAAACGTCGGTGTCCTCCGCGTCCTCGTTCGCTGCCGTGTCCCGCTCCCGGGTCTGGGCCACCCCGTCGGCCGTGGTCTGCTCCGCCTTCGCGGTCAGTGGCTCGTCACCACTGTTGTCTGCCACGTCGACGGCAGCCGTACTCCGTTCCGCCACCGTCGTTCCTGCCTCCCCATCCGTTGCGCGCTCTGCGACGCCAAAGCCAATTGTGCCCACAGTCCGGCGATAAGCACGACACGCGGTAGCCCGCGATGGTTGTGCGGCCGGCCGCGCCCGTTAGCGGCCGAGGCGCCCGCGGACCATTCCGACCATCGAGTTGAGCTCTTCGATCCGCATGCGCCGGGCGGCGACATAGAAGACACCCAGCAGCACGGCACCGCCCACGACCAGCGCTGCGATCGAACCCGCCGCGCCGCTGCCGAGCGCCCCCATGATCAGGAAACCGGCCGCGCCACCGGCGACGGCCCCCGGGATCGAGGCCATGCAGAGGCGGGCGTACGTACGGACGACCTGTGCGCCGTCCAGATCGCCGCCGAGACGCTTGCGCAGGCGCTGCCAGGCGACGCCCACACCGATCGCGTACGCGAGACCGTACGAGGCGGCCATGCCGACCACGGCCCACTGCGCGGGCAGCAGGAGGTAGGCGATCCCCGAGGCTGCCGCGTTGACGGCGGCCACGATGACCGTGTTGTAGAAGGGCGTCCGGGTGTCCTCGTACGCGTAGAAGCCGCGCAGCACGACGTACTGCACGGAGTACGGGATCAGGCCGAGGCCGAACGCCATGAGGATGTAGCCCATGGAGCGGGCGCCCTCGGCGCCGCTGGACCCGAAGAGCAGGGTGCACATGGGGACGCCGAGGGCGACGAACATGAAGGCGACCGGGACGATCGCGACCGCGGAGGTGCGCAGGCCCTGCGAGATGTCGTCGCGGACCGCTCCGGGGTCGCCGTCGTGGGCGGCGCGTGAGATCCGCGGCAGCATCGCCGCCATGACGGAGACGGTGATGATGGCCTGTGGCATGCCCCAGATCAGCTGGGCGTTGGAGTAACCCATGATGCCCGCGCCGGACGTGCCGGACGCCTTCCCGGCGGCGGTGGCGAGCTGGGTGACGACGAGGACGCCCGCCTGGTTGGCGAGGACGAACAGCACGGTCCACTTGGCGAGCTTGACCGCCTTGCCGAGGCCGTGGCCCTTCCAGTCGAAGCGCAGCCGGAACCGGAAGCCGGTCTCACGCAGGTACGGGATCATCGCCAGCGCCTGCACCGTCAGACCGAGCAGGGTGCCGATGCCGAGCAGCCGGACACCGTCCGCGGGGATCGTGTCGACGTGCAGCTGAGAATCTGCCGCGGTGCCGTAGACGTAGATGAACATGCCGAACGTGAAGATCATGACGATGTTGTTCAGGACCGGAGTCCACATCATCGCGCCGAACTTTCCGCGGGCGTTCAGGATCTGGCCCATGACCACGTGCACGCCCATGAAGAAGATCGTGGGCAGGCAGTAGCGGGCGAAGGTGACGGCGACGTTGTTCGCGTTCGGATCGTTGGCGATCGGCGCTGACATCAGTCGGATCAGGAGCGGCGACGCGAAGACGGCCGCGGCGACGATCACGCCGAGCGCGACCATGACGAGCGTCAGCAGGCGGTTCGCGTAGGCCTCGCCGCCGTCCTCGTCCTCCTTCATGGACCGCACGAGCTGCGGCACGAACACGGAGTTGAGGCCTCCGCCGACGGTCAGGATGTAGATCATGGTCGGCAGGGTGTACGCCACGGTCCACGCGTCACCGAGCAGCGCGGAACCGAGAGCTGCGGTGATGACCACGGTGCGTACGAAACCGGTGAGGCGTGAGACCAGGGTGCCCGCCGCCATGACGGCACTCGACTTCAGGAGGCCCGACGCGCGGCCTCCCTTGGCCGGGGCAGGGACGGGTGCGGGCGGGCCGCTCTGGACGGGAGGCTGAGCCGGTCCGGTGGTGGGCACCGGAACGCCGGAAGCGTCGGTCGGCGGACGGCCGCCGCCGTTGCTCTGCTGGTCACGGAAGAGATGCGCGAAGGCGTCGGGCTCGTGCTGCTCCTCGCTCGCCTGCGTCATCAGATCGTCGACACCCAGGAACTGTGTGGTCCTGGCATCGTCACCGTAGGGAAGGAGCTGCGACGGGCCCTCCGGCTCGGGAGCGGGCGTCTGGGCCCACACGCGGGGGTCCGGGGGGTACTGAGCTGCGGGAGGCGGGTCGTAGAGCGGCTGAGGGGCCTCATAGGTGCCCGGAGGCGGCGGAGGGTGCGCGGCACGGTCGTAGAGCGCCTCCGACACCGGATCCTGGGCCGTGAGGTCCTGGGCCCGGTAAGGATCCTGGTCATAGGCGTCCTGGAGGTACGCGTCCTGCGGATACGCGTCCGGGGCCGGGTGGGGCGGCGGGACCTGGCCGGGCGCTCCCTGATGACCGGGAGGCGGGCCCCCGGCCGAGGCTGAGCCACCCGGGCCCTGGCCACGGTCACCGTCGTACGGCGCGTTCATGGTTACCCCACCTCATCGTCCCCGGGCCCACGGCCACGACATCGCTCAACGGTCCACTCTCTCACCCGTGCCGGACGGGTCCGTGCTTTCCGGAGCGGTGTCCGGTGTCGGGTCACTCGGCTGCTCGGGGTCGCCTTCCCCGGGCTCGGAGCCCGATTCCCCGTTCTGACCGTCGTCAGGTCCCTCCTCGGCGGGTTGCGCGGCGGCGCGCTTGCGCTGGGTGTACATGCGGAACCCGGCGAGGACGAGGAGCAGGACGCCGCCCGCCATGACGAGCATCACGGTCGGGGTGATCTCGGTGACGTTCACGTCGAACCGGACCGCGGCGCCGTAGGGCTGACCGTCCTCCGTGTACAGCTGGGCGAAGACCGGGACCCTGCCGTTGGCGTTCGAGGTGGTGGTGAACTTCACCGACTGGCTGTGCCCGCCGGCGACCTTCACCTGCTGCTCGTCGTACGGTCCGTCGCCGATCTTGAGGCGGGTGCCGTTCGTCGACGTGAGGCGCAGGACGAGGTGCTCGACGCCCTGCACCAGGTTGTTCTGGACCGTCACCGGGATCGTCGCGCTGCGCCCGGAGAGCTTCGCCTCGGACTTCTCGATGAGCCTGACCTGCTTGGTGAGCGCCGTCAGGTAGTCGGCGACGCCGTCGCGGTACGCCTCGGCCTCGGCGGGGCGGCCCCGCCAGGACGTGGACATCTGCCGGTCCATGGCCCGCCCGAACGGCGTCGCCACGCGGGACGGGTCGGAGAGGATCACCTGGAAGTTGGTCAGCTTGTTCTGGGTGTCCTGGATCGCCTGGAAGGCCGACTGAGGCAGCTGCTGCTTGCGCAGGTACGACGGGTAGAACCGTGAGGAGGGGACCCGGGTCGTCGCTTCGGGGTCAGGCTTCGCCTTCGTGGCCGCGGCCAGGTCCTCGGACTCCGACCAGCTGCTGTCCTGGTCGGCCTTGATCGCCTGAGCCATGGACTGCGCCTGGCTCGCGGACGGCATGCGCTGCGGCGCGACCACGATGTTGCGCTCGTGGTCGGGCTCCTGAAGGTTGATCGTCAGGCTCTGCGCGAGGAACTGCTGCACGGCGAGCGTCGAGTTCTCGGCCTTCGTCATGTCGCCCTGGAAGGCTTCGGACAGCCGCGCGTCGGTCACCACGGCGGTCGTGCCGCTGCCGATGGGGCGGGCTGCCGACGGCGTGTACGGCAGGTTGTTCCGCTCCTGGAGGCTGTCGCTGCGGGCGATCACCGTGTCGGCGCCGGCGGACGTCGCGACATTGACGATGCTGGGGTCGATCGCGCCGTCGGCGGGCCAGGCGTAGCTCGTGTCCGGCTTGACGTGCAGGACCGTCTCCACGGTGGTGGAGGCCGCGTCGGTGGCGTCCTTGAGGTGCCCGAGGGAACCGGTCACCTTCGTGCCGTTGTGGGCCAGCGACGCGAGATCCGGGTCGGCGAAGGGGAGGGCGACGACCTTCTGGTCGTCGACGGCGTTCTTCAGGTCGTTCAGCCACTGCTTGGCGACCGCCTGATTCCTGCCGTTGATCTCGGTGCCGTCCGGCTTCTTGATCTTGTACGGCCTCGTCATGGCGTCGACCGAGGCGAGGAGGTCGGGATCGACCACCCAGGTCACATCGAGGGCGGTGCCGAGGGACAGCATCTGCTGGAGACGGCCGCCCGGAGCGATCTCCTTGGCGAGGCTGTCGTCATGGAAGACGCGCGTCTGCTGCTCGTCGGATCCCGTCTCCGCCGTGAGGTGGGTCTGGGAGATGAGCGGCCACAGGTACGTCGTCTTCGTCTTCGTCTCCGCGGCCTCGGGCTGCCACGGGAGGAAGGTGCGCTGGATGCCGAGCGTCTGCTGGTAGGCCTGAGACGCTGTCTGGCCGGTCAGGGCGACACCGAGCTGGTAGACGCCGTCGGCGCCGAGATCCAGCTCCTTGACGGGGACGGAGAGGCTGAAGCCCTGCGTCGCGCCGGGAGCCAGCTTGGAGATCTTCTTGGCGTACTTGCCGCCGATCTCCCTGCCGTCCGGCGCTCCCCCCGCCGCATGCCGGGAGACGTTGTCGATCGAGGACCGCCCACCGAGGGCAGAACCGACGCGGAGCGCCACGTGGGCGTTCGTGACGGCCTGCTTGCTGTCGTTCGTGAGCGTGCCGGTGACGGTGACCGTGTCGCCGTCGGACGGTGCGCTCGGAGTGAGCGAGTTCACGGCGACATCGACGGTGTTCGTGCCGATCGCGTCGGCCGCAGGCGCTTGCTGGGAGGCGTATCCGGGGGAGCCGCCGAAGAGGGTCAGGGCGGCCAGCAGAGGCGCTCCGGCGAGCAACGCCCCCGTGCGCCGCCGCCTTCGACGGGCAGGTGAGGGAGTCATCCCTTGGAAGTCTGCCGCCTCGGCCACGCGCTCGCCCGTCCCTCGTCGTCGTCAGTGGTCGTCGGATAGTCCATGCATGGTAACGAGGTGCGCTGTGGTGAAGTGCCGCGGACTGCTCCACATGATCGGAAGACAGGGTAGGGGGCATCCGGCAGGGCTCGCGCACACCCACGGAAAACGAGGCGGAACCCTGGGCTCGGGCCACGTACCCTTTTCTGTTGTGCCGAACGCCAATGAAGACAATCCCAGTGCCCTGAGCCAGGTGCAGCGCCGCGCGGTGAGCGAGCTGCTGCGGGTGGCCCCTGTCGCCGACGACCTCGCCCGTCGATTCCAGGAGGCCGGGTTCTCTCTCGCCCTGGTCGGTGGCTCGGTCAGGGATGCGCTCCTCGGCAGGCTCGGCAACGATCTGGACTTCACCACGGACGCACGTCCCGAAGATGTGCTCAAGATCGTCAGGCCTTGGGCGGATGCCGTGTGGGAGGTCGGGATCGCCTTCGGAACGGTCGGCTGCCAGAAGGACGGCTACCAGGTCGAGGTCACCACGTACCGCTCCGAGGCGTACGACAGGACCTCGCGCAAGCCGGAGGTCTCGTACGGCGACTCCATCGAGGAAGACCTCGTGCGTCGCGACTTCACGGTGAACGCGATGGCCGTGGCCCTGCCGGAGAAGGAGTTCATCGACCCGCACGGCGGGCTCGACGACCTTGCCGAGCGCGTGCTGCGTACGCCCGGAACCCCCGAGGAGTCCTTCTCCGACGATCCGCTGCGGATGATGCGGGCCGCACGGTTCGCGGCGCAGCTGGACTTCGAGGTGGCCCCCGAGGTCGTCAAGGCCATGAAGAACATGGCCGACCGCATCGACATCGTCTCCGCGGAGCGGGTGCGGGACGAGCTGAACAAGCTGATCCTCTCCGCACACCCCCGCGAAGGCCTCACCCTCCTCGTGGACACGGGCCTCGCCGGCCATGTCCTGCCCGAGCTGCCCGAGCTGCGCCTTGAGCGGGACGAGCACCACCGGCACAAGGACGTCTACGACCACACGCTGATCGTCCTCGAACAGGCGATGGCTCTGGAGTCGGACGGCCCGGATCTCGTGCTCCGTCTCTCGGCCCTGCTGCACGACATCGGCAAGCCGAGGACGCGGCGCTTCGAGGACGACGGCCGGGTCTCCTTCCACCACCACGAGGTGGTGGGCGCCAAGATGACGAAGAAGCGCATGACGGCGCTGAAGTACTCGAACGAGCTCGTGAAGGACGTCTCGCGACTGGTCGAGCTGCACCTGCGCTTCCACGGCTACGGCACTGGCGAGTGGACCGACTCCGCGGTCCGTCGTTACGTCCGGGACGCGGGTCCGCTGCTGGACCGCCTGCACAAGCTGACCCGCTCCGACTGCACGACGCGCAACAAGCGGAAGGCCAATGCGCTGGGGCGTGCGTACGACGGACTGGAAGAGCGCATCGCGCGGCTCAAGGAGCAGGAGGAGCTGGACTCGATCCGTCCCGACCTCGACGGCAATCAGATTCAGGAGATCCTGGGCATCAGGCCGGGGCCGGCGATCGGGCAGGCGTACAAGTTCCTGCTGGAACTGCGGCTCGAGAACGGGCCGATGGAGCATGACGTGGCTGTGGCGGCGCTCAAGGAATGGTGGGCGGCGCAGCAGAACGCCGAGTGAGTGACCCGGGTCGATGTTTCACGTGAAACACCGACCCGGTGCGGACATGGCGAAGGGCGCTGTTTCACGTGAAACAGCGCCCTTCGCCATGGTGATGCGTGGTCTTACTTGGTTTCCTTCAGGCAGAGCACCACGTCGTGGCTGCCACCGCTCTGGTAGTAGGAGACCTCGGTGCCCTTGACCGAGTTGCACTTGTCGACGTCGCTGGTGCCGTCGAACTTCTCGATGACCTTGTACTCGGAGTCGCTCGAGGAGCAGTCGACGTCCTTCAGGTCTGGAGCGGACGTCGTGCCGTTGTTGTGCAGGCAGCTGCCGACCGCGGTCGTCTCGGCGTCGCTCTGGCCGAGGTACCACTTCACTCCGTAGAGCGCGATGGCGACCACGATCAGCGCGACGATGCGCAGGGCCTTCTTCTTGCCACCACCCGACGGCTGGGCGGGCGGGATGGGCGCACCCTGGGCGTGCGGCGGGTACGGCTGCTGAGGAACCCCGGGCTGGCCGGCGGCCGGAGCGTACGGACCGCCCTGCGGCGGGCCAGAGGGCTGCTGGCCCTGGGCGAACGGATTCTGGCCCTGCGGCGGCGGAGTGGTCACTTTGGGGGTCCCCCTCGAACTTAGGCGCGATGGCGCGGATAAGACGCCCGTAAGTTATCCGTACCGACTGACAACTCTGAAGTCGGGAGGGGCTCTGTGTCATTGATGTGACACTTACTGGGTGTCGAATCGGGTCATAGCCCCAGCAATTGCCGCGTAGATCAGGGCCACGGTGACCACCAGCGGGACCGACTGTCCGTCAGGAGGCAGCATCAGCGCGGCCACTGCGGCCGCGCCGACGAACGCGACGTTGAACAGCACGTCGTAAACGGAGAAGATCCGGCCACGGAAGCCGTCGTTCACCGAGGACTGCACGATCGTGTCGGTGGCGATCTTCGCGCCCTGCGTCGTCAGGCCCAGGACGAAGGCGGCGGCCATCATGGGGGCGGGTGCGAACGGAAGACCGAGGGCGGGTTCGAGGACGGCTGCCGCCCCCGCGCAGACGGCGATCCACCCGGCGGGTGCCAGCCGCCCCGCGGCCCAGGGCGTGACGACGGCGGCGGCGAAGAACCCGGCCCCCGAGAGCGCCACGGCGAGGCCCAGCAAGGCAAGTCCGTCGGACTCCTCGGACGACCAGGAGTAGCGGCAGAGCATGAGGACCATGACGGTCAGAGCTCCGTAGCAGAACCGCATCAGCGTCATGGCGGCCAGGGCGCGGGCGGCCGCGGGGCGCGCGGCCAGATGGCGTACGCCCGAGGCGAGCCCCTGTGCCGTGCCGGTGAGCGCCGTCCGCAGGCCCGGACGCACCAACTCCGCGTCCGGACCGAGCAGTTCCGCGGACAGGGGCAGGGACGCGAGCGCGGCGCACAGGTAGAGGGCTGCCCCGACGAGCACGACGAGGGCGTCGGAGTCCGAGATGAGCAGTCGCACGGCGAACGCGAGTCCGCCGCCCAGCGTGGCGGCGAGGGTGCCCGCGGTCGGCGAGACGGAGTTCGCCATCACCAGGCGCTCGGCATCGACCAGGCGCGGCATGGCGGCGGAGAGCCCGGCGAGGATGAAGCGGTTGACGGCGGTGACGCACAGGGCGGAGGCGTAGAAGAGCCAGTCCGGCGCACCGCTGAGTATCAGGACGGCCGTCAGGGATGCCAGGACGGTCCGCAGGAGGTTGCCGTAGAGGAAGACCTGGCGGCGGCGCCAGCGGTCGAGGAGGACGCCCGCGAACGGGCCGACGACCGAGTACGGGAGAAGGAGTACGGCCATGGCCGAGGCGATGGCGCCGGCCGAAGCCTGTTTCTCCGGTGAGAACACCACGTAGGTGGCCAGCGCGACCTGGTAGACGCCGTCCGCGCCCTGGGAGAGCAGCCGCAGTGCCAACAGGCGCCGGAAGTCCCTCAAGCGCAGGAGTACGCGCAGGTCCCGGACGACAGCCATGGGGCCCAGCCTCACATACGGGAAAGGTCCCCGGGCGCACGCCATGTGCATCCGGGGACCTCAACAGCCCACAAGGAGAGGCGCGTTACTGCTGATACGCGCCGCACTGTGTGTGGTTAGCGCTCGACCTCGCCCTTGATGAACTTCTCGACGTTCGCGTAGGCCTCGTCGTCGAAGTACTGAACCGGCGGGGACTTCATGAAGTACGAGGACGCGGAGAGGATCGGGCCGCCGATGCCGCGGTCCTTGGCGATCTTCGCGGCGCGCAGGGCGTCGATGATGACACCCGCGGAGTTCGGGGAGTCCCAGACCTCGAGCTTGTACTCCAGGTTCAGCGGAACGTCACCGAAGGCGCGGCCCTCGAGGCGGACGTAGGCCCACTTGCGGTCGTCGAGCCACTGGACGTAGTCCGACGGGCCGATGTGGACGTTCTTCTCGCCCAGCTCGCGGTCGGGGATCTGCGAGGTGACGGCCTGCGTCTTCGAGATCTTCTTGGACTCCAGGCGCTCGCGCTCGAGCATGTTCTTGAAGTCCATGTTGCCGCCGACGTTCAGCTGCATGGTGCGCTCGAGACGGACACCACGGTCCTCGAACAGCTTCGCCATGACGCGGTGCGTGATGGTGGCGCCGACCTGGGACTTGATGTCGTCACCGACGATCGGCACGCCCGCCTCGGTGAACTTGTCCGCCCACTCCTTGGTGCCGGCGATGAAGACCGGAAGGGCGTTGACGAACGCGACCTTGGCGTCGATGGCGCACTGCGCGTAGAACTTCGCGGCGTCCTCGGAACCGACGGGCAGGTAGCAGATCAGAACGTCGACCTGCTTGTCCTTCAGGACCTGGACGACGTCGACCGGGGCCTCGGAGGACTCCTCGATGGTCTGGCGGTAGTACTTGCCCAGGCCGTCGTGGGTGTGGCCGCGCTGGACGGTCACGCCCGTGTTGGGCACGTCGCAGATCTTGATGGTGTTGTTCTCGCTGGCACCGATGGCGTCGGAGAGGTCGAGGCCGACCTTCTTCGCGTCGACGTCGAAGGCGGCGACGAACTCGACGTCACCGACGTGGTACTCGCCGAACTGGACGTGCATCAGGCCCGGGACCTTGGCGTCCGGGTCGGCGTCCTTGTAGTACTCGACGCCCTGGACCAGCGAGGCGGCGCAGTTGCCCACGCCGACGATGGCTACGCGAACCGAACCCATTCCGGTTGCTCCCTGTGTGTATCGGTGAAACCCCGAATGGGCCTCACGTGGCGGTGTCGTCGGACGGATCCGGCCGGGTGCTGTCCCGGTGCCGGGGCAGGCCGCCCGTCTCTCCAGATGTGTCCTGCTGAGCTGCGTCGGAGGGGTCGGATCGCCGCTGATCCCGCCCCGCCCGCTCGCTCTCGATGAGCTCGTTCAGCCAGCGCACTTCGCGCTCCACGGATTCCATTCCGTGCCGCTGGAGCTCAAGGGTGTAGTCGTCAAGGCGTTCCCGGGTGCGGGCGAAGGAGATGCGCATCTTTTCGAGGCGCTCCTCGAGCCGGCTGCGACGGCCTTCGAGCACGCGCATACGTACGTCACGCGAGGTCTGCCCGAAGAAGGCGAACCGCGCGGCGAAATGCTCGTCCTCGTAAGCGTCGGGGCCGGTCTGCGAGAGCAGCTCCTCGAAGTGCTCCTTACCTTCCGCCGTCAACCGGTAGACGATCTTGGCGCGACGCCCTGCGAGTGGTGCGGCGAGGGCGTCCTCGGGTGTACTCCCCGATTCCTCGATCAACCAGCCGCTTGCGACCAGCGTCTTGAGGCAGGGGTAGAGGGACCCGTAGCTGAAGGCGCGGAAGACCCCCAGCGATGTATTGAGTCGTTTCCGCAGCTCGTAGCCGTGCATCGGGGACTCGCGGAGCAGCCCGAGGACGGCGAACTCGAGGATGCCGGAACGTCGGCTCATCGTCGCCTCCTCCTCTGCCGCGGTCGGTGTCACGACCTCTTACGGACTCTTTATGCCGAGCTGATGTATCGACTCGATACATCACGACGATAGAACGGCCCCACGGATGGGACAAGAGGGATCACGGTGAACGGCGTCACATCACCGATTCATACCAAGCGAGTTGCCTGATTTGGGGTGAACTTCACCTCTAGGCGGGTTTTGGCGGTGCGTAGTCTGTCCGCCATGCAGACCGCCGGGAACCAAGTGACGCCTGTGGGCGTCGTTGTCCCCGGTGCATTGCGGGTGAGTGCCAGAAGGGGCGCATCCGTATTTCGGGGGGACCGGAAACCAGCCGCCGTTTCCAGGCGCGTATGTCAGCGCCTGCCCGAGGAGTAGTCGTTCGATGAGCGAGCACCGTCGCAAACCGCCGCAGCCACAGGGCGGCGGACGTGCCGCGGCCCGTCGCGGCCCGTCCGGCGCATCGCCGGGCCGTCGCGCGGCACCGCGTGACGCCACCGGATCGCCTTCCGATGAATACGGAACACCGAGGTCCACAGGATCGTCCGGCTCGGCGGGCGATGACCGCCCGTACGGCGGCCGGGCGGAAGCGCGCCGAGCCGCGCAGCGCAGCGCCGGAGGGAGCCGCAGGAAGGCTCCCGACGGAGGCGGTGGCCGGCGCGGCGGAGGCGGCCCCGAGGGAGCGGGCGGGCCCGGGCGCGGCAGGGGCCGCGGACCAGCCCGGCCGCCGCAGAAGAAGAGGTTCATCGACTACCCGCGCTCCGACAAGTACGGGGTGCGCCGCTGGCTGCCGTCCTGGCGCCTGGTGACGGGTCTGTTCGTCGGACTCTGCGCCAGCCTCATGGCCGCGGCGGGCATCGGGTACGCCATGGTGGACGTCCCGAAGACGGCGGACACTGCTAAGGCCCAGAACAACGTCTACTACTGGGCCAACGGCAAGCCGATGGTCGCGACCGGTGGAGAGACGAACCGGCAGATCATCAAGTACGAAGAGATCCCCGAGGCCATGCGGTACGCCGTCATGTCCGCTGAGAACAAGACGTTCGAGACGGACAAGGGCGTCGACCCCATGGGCATCGCCCGCGCGTTCGTCAACATGGCCAAGGGCGGCCAGACGCAGGGTGGCTCGACGATCACCCAGCAGTACGTGAAGAACGCGATGCTCGACGATCAGTCACAGACGATCTCGCGCAAGGTCAAGGAGCTGTTCGTCTCCATAAAGGTGGGCCGTACGGAGCCCAAGGAGAAGGTGATGGCCGGCTACCTGAACACCGCGTACTACGGACGCGGTGCCTACGGGATTCAGGCGGCCGCCCGGACGTACTTCGACAAGAAGGCGTCGGAGCTCAACGCGAGCCAGTGCGCGTTCCTGGCAGCTGTGCTCAAGGGTGCCACGTACTACGACCCGGCTGGCGCAGTCGCGATCGATCCGGTCGAGGCGACGCCCACGAAGAACAAGGATCGAGCCGAGAGGCGGTGGCGCTGGATCCTCAATGAGGAGGTCAAGGACAAGCACCTCGACGCCGCGACCCGGGCGACTTTCAAGGAGTTCCCCAAGCTGCAGAGCCCGCGGTCCAACGCCCAGCTCGGCGGCCAGGTCGGCTACCTCGTGGACCTCGCCAAGGCCTACGTCATCAACAACAGCGACGGCAAGATCACCGCCCTCGACCTGCAGAAGGGCGGCTACGAGATCCACACCACCTTCGACAAGAGCAAGGTGAACAAGCTCGAAGCGGCCGTGAAGAAGGTCCGCAAGGAGAACATCAACGAGAAGCTCC encodes the following:
- the murJ gene encoding murein biosynthesis integral membrane protein MurJ → MNAPYDGDRGQGPGGSASAGGPPPGHQGAPGQVPPPHPAPDAYPQDAYLQDAYDQDPYRAQDLTAQDPVSEALYDRAAHPPPPPGTYEAPQPLYDPPPAAQYPPDPRVWAQTPAPEPEGPSQLLPYGDDARTTQFLGVDDLMTQASEEQHEPDAFAHLFRDQQSNGGGRPPTDASGVPVPTTGPAQPPVQSGPPAPVPAPAKGGRASGLLKSSAVMAAGTLVSRLTGFVRTVVITAALGSALLGDAWTVAYTLPTMIYILTVGGGLNSVFVPQLVRSMKEDEDGGEAYANRLLTLVMVALGVIVAAAVFASPLLIRLMSAPIANDPNANNVAVTFARYCLPTIFFMGVHVVMGQILNARGKFGAMMWTPVLNNIVMIFTFGMFIYVYGTAADSQLHVDTIPADGVRLLGIGTLLGLTVQALAMIPYLRETGFRFRLRFDWKGHGLGKAVKLAKWTVLFVLANQAGVLVVTQLATAAGKASGTSGAGIMGYSNAQLIWGMPQAIITVSVMAAMLPRISRAAHDGDPGAVRDDISQGLRTSAVAIVPVAFMFVALGVPMCTLLFGSSGAEGARSMGYILMAFGLGLIPYSVQYVVLRGFYAYEDTRTPFYNTVIVAAVNAAASGIAYLLLPAQWAVVGMAASYGLAYAIGVGVAWQRLRKRLGGDLDGAQVVRTYARLCMASIPGAVAGGAAGFLIMGALGSGAAGSIAALVVGGAVLLGVFYVAARRMRIEELNSMVGMVRGRLGR
- a CDS encoding DUF6049 family protein; its protein translation is MAEAADFQGMTPSPARRRRRRTGALLAGAPLLAALTLFGGSPGYASQQAPAADAIGTNTVDVAVNSLTPSAPSDGDTVTVTGTLTNDSKQAVTNAHVALRVGSALGGRSSIDNVSRHAAGGAPDGREIGGKYAKKISKLAPGATQGFSLSVPVKELDLGADGVYQLGVALTGQTASQAYQQTLGIQRTFLPWQPEAAETKTKTTYLWPLISQTHLTAETGSDEQQTRVFHDDSLAKEIAPGGRLQQMLSLGTALDVTWVVDPDLLASVDAMTRPYKIKKPDGTEINGRNQAVAKQWLNDLKNAVDDQKVVALPFADPDLASLAHNGTKVTGSLGHLKDATDAASTTVETVLHVKPDTSYAWPADGAIDPSIVNVATSAGADTVIARSDSLQERNNLPYTPSAARPIGSGTTAVVTDARLSEAFQGDMTKAENSTLAVQQFLAQSLTINLQEPDHERNIVVAPQRMPSASQAQSMAQAIKADQDSSWSESEDLAAATKAKPDPEATTRVPSSRFYPSYLRKQQLPQSAFQAIQDTQNKLTNFQVILSDPSRVATPFGRAMDRQMSTSWRGRPAEAEAYRDGVADYLTALTKQVRLIEKSEAKLSGRSATIPVTVQNNLVQGVEHLVLRLTSTNGTRLKIGDGPYDEQQVKVAGGHSQSVKFTTTSNANGRVPVFAQLYTEDGQPYGAAVRFDVNVTEITPTVMLVMAGGVLLLVLAGFRMYTQRKRAAAQPAEEGPDDGQNGESGSEPGEGDPEQPSDPTPDTAPESTDPSGTGERVDR
- a CDS encoding CCA tRNA nucleotidyltransferase, which translates into the protein MPNANEDNPSALSQVQRRAVSELLRVAPVADDLARRFQEAGFSLALVGGSVRDALLGRLGNDLDFTTDARPEDVLKIVRPWADAVWEVGIAFGTVGCQKDGYQVEVTTYRSEAYDRTSRKPEVSYGDSIEEDLVRRDFTVNAMAVALPEKEFIDPHGGLDDLAERVLRTPGTPEESFSDDPLRMMRAARFAAQLDFEVAPEVVKAMKNMADRIDIVSAERVRDELNKLILSAHPREGLTLLVDTGLAGHVLPELPELRLERDEHHRHKDVYDHTLIVLEQAMALESDGPDLVLRLSALLHDIGKPRTRRFEDDGRVSFHHHEVVGAKMTKKRMTALKYSNELVKDVSRLVELHLRFHGYGTGEWTDSAVRRYVRDAGPLLDRLHKLTRSDCTTRNKRKANALGRAYDGLEERIARLKEQEELDSIRPDLDGNQIQEILGIRPGPAIGQAYKFLLELRLENGPMEHDVAVAALKEWWAAQQNAE
- a CDS encoding LppU/SCO3897 family protein, which gives rise to MTTPPPQGQNPFAQGQQPSGPPQGGPYAPAAGQPGVPQQPYPPHAQGAPIPPAQPSGGGKKKALRIVALIVVAIALYGVKWYLGQSDAETTAVGSCLHNNGTTSAPDLKDVDCSSSDSEYKVIEKFDGTSDVDKCNSVKGTEVSYYQSGGSHDVVLCLKETK
- a CDS encoding MFS transporter translates to MAVVRDLRVLLRLRDFRRLLALRLLSQGADGVYQVALATYVVFSPEKQASAGAIASAMAVLLLPYSVVGPFAGVLLDRWRRRQVFLYGNLLRTVLASLTAVLILSGAPDWLFYASALCVTAVNRFILAGLSAAMPRLVDAERLVMANSVSPTAGTLAATLGGGLAFAVRLLISDSDALVVLVGAALYLCAALASLPLSAELLGPDAELVRPGLRTALTGTAQGLASGVRHLAARPAAARALAAMTLMRFCYGALTVMVLMLCRYSWSSEESDGLALLGLAVALSGAGFFAAAVVTPWAAGRLAPAGWIAVCAGAAAVLEPALGLPFAPAPMMAAAFVLGLTTQGAKIATDTIVQSSVNDGFRGRIFSVYDVLFNVAFVGAAAVAALMLPPDGQSVPLVVTVALIYAAIAGAMTRFDTQ
- a CDS encoding inositol-3-phosphate synthase, yielding MGSVRVAIVGVGNCAASLVQGVEYYKDADPDAKVPGLMHVQFGEYHVGDVEFVAAFDVDAKKVGLDLSDAIGASENNTIKICDVPNTGVTVQRGHTHDGLGKYYRQTIEESSEAPVDVVQVLKDKQVDVLICYLPVGSEDAAKFYAQCAIDAKVAFVNALPVFIAGTKEWADKFTEAGVPIVGDDIKSQVGATITHRVMAKLFEDRGVRLERTMQLNVGGNMDFKNMLERERLESKKISKTQAVTSQIPDRELGEKNVHIGPSDYVQWLDDRKWAYVRLEGRAFGDVPLNLEYKLEVWDSPNSAGVIIDALRAAKIAKDRGIGGPILSASSYFMKSPPVQYFDDEAYANVEKFIKGEVER
- a CDS encoding PadR family transcriptional regulator, which translates into the protein MSRRSGILEFAVLGLLRESPMHGYELRKRLNTSLGVFRAFSYGSLYPCLKTLVASGWLIEESGSTPEDALAAPLAGRRAKIVYRLTAEGKEHFEELLSQTGPDAYEDEHFAARFAFFGQTSRDVRMRVLEGRRSRLEERLEKMRISFARTRERLDDYTLELQRHGMESVEREVRWLNELIESERAGRDQRRSDPSDAAQQDTSGETGGLPRHRDSTRPDPSDDTAT